A single genomic interval of Oncorhynchus mykiss isolate Arlee chromosome 13, USDA_OmykA_1.1, whole genome shotgun sequence harbors:
- the LOC110486386 gene encoding next to BRCA1 gene 1 protein, whose translation MDFYINLKVNFRGNAKNFLLSGSETKSWESMEAMVKRSFGLCNLQVTYFDEENEEVSINSQMEYEEALKSASRQGNRLHMNVYETRGQPTRVPAKASGGEPKRGFRPPQHCPTLAQVVSRKVQAAVPEQGMVIMKELKGTKEEDKTPPAWFTSYMEKFKDQVVREAVEKICREFSGQCCIHKPIGAEAQIPEVTSSTLPGGPSSTPACSSCRGQTAGGGYQCSVCTSCTLCEPCSFSHDPSHNLVRARTPLSIPEHGSPAPDHSRFYRRGDRSFRKAEKQRLKAEKRQLKAEVKEIRKQLKMERRGLQWSAAGDGSSSPVLLQPRATQANSPERPKRPCPLVVPAMTALFLDENLPDGTRLRPGTKFIKYWKMRNTGSVSWSSETKLKFMWGNLAVASGDRWREVAVPFLQPGQVGVVSVALCAPALEGSYTSHWRLAHGGEQFGPRVWCSIVVDPLAPAAVMADGVLVSPCVTPQGKNPLSTDKGGKSGTAASRDQALMSVDQDEGEYYIPSVDLLTAQDLLSFELLDINIVQEIESVPNNTPADMTPCISPLPHDGPLQEKPTLGLIQEEAEAHQAQGVKSIQPSQGLGPGAEGGRVPAQEEGEEDMSGTQFVCETVMRSLTLEEAPDHTPLRGNCPGKVVRPAAQGGSASSSLKGKGVEKRLEARLEKTRDILPVAPLTALVPPQMAIPELMMPDEGLESDIESICVDASGDEDKGELTEGNRGPRSRSSSASSEDYIIILPDCFDTSRPLGESMYSSALSQPGDTPDKPTDPDHQGRTTPEGEHDEAEETVSGSSSANDMLCTSQTLDAVPLTPVVVAPPRLNSALTPSLDGNDQTEAAAESLDRTEVYQPGESEDGSKQPDSQPDSPSASDDSEDNSEDPRHPGITGGLVKGALSVAASAYKALFTGQPGPVQPPVDGATQDTMMGVLVEMGFGDRPLNQRLLKKHNYNLLDVVNELVQMTDNDWYSTRY comes from the exons ATGGACTTCTACATCAATTTGAAGGTGAATTTCAGGGGGAATGCGAAGAATTTTCTTCTGTCAGGTTCCGAGACGAAGAGTTGGGAGTCAATGGAGGCCATG GTGAAAAGGTCCTTTGGCCTGTGTAATCTACAAGTTACTTATTTTGATGAGGAGAATGAGGAG gTATCCATAAACAGCCAAA TGGAGTATGAGGAGGCATTAAAG AGTGCATCCAGGCAAGGGAACCGGCTGCACATGAATGTGTATGAGACCAGGGGTCAGCCCACGCGTGTGCCAGCCAAGGCCAGTGGAGGGGAGCCCAAGAGAGGGTTCCGTCCCCCACAGCACTGCCCAACCCTGGCTCAAGTGGTGAGCCGGAAGGTCCAGGCTGCTGTCCCCGAACAGGGCATG GTGATCATGAAAGAACTAAAGGGGACCAAAGAGGAAGATAAGACACCTCCAGCATGGTTTACATCTTACATGGAGAAG TTCAAAGACCAAGTAGTGAGGGAGGCAGTGGAGAAGATCTGTCGGGAGTTCTCGGGCCAGTGCTGCATCCACAAGCCCATTGGGGCTGAGGCCCAGATCCCTGAGGTGACCTCCTCCACCCTGCCTGGGGGTCCTAGTTCCACCCCTGCCTGCAGCAGCTGCCGGGGCCAGACCGCTGGGGGAGGATACCAGTGCAg TGTGTGTACGTCCTGCACACTGTGTGAGCCCTGCAGCTTCTCCCACGACCCCAGCCACAACCTGGTGAGAGCCAGAACACCCCTCTCTATCCCTGAGCACGGCTCACCAGCCCCAGACCACAGCAG GTTCTACCGGCGAGGGGACCGGAGCTTCCGTAAGGCGGAGAAGCAGCGTCTGAAGGCTGAGAAGCGTCAGCTGAAGGCCGAGGTAAAGGAGATCAGGAAGCAGCTGAAGATGGAAAGGAGGGGCCTGCAGTGGAGTGCCGCTGGCGACGGGAGCTCCTCCCCCGTCCTGCTCCAACCCAGGGCCACCCAGGCCAACAGCCCAGA ACGTCCCAAGCGACCCTGCCCTCTGGTGGTGCCAGCCATGACAGCCCTGTTCCTGGATGAGAACCTGCCTGATGGGACTCGTCTTCGCCCGGGCACCAAGTTCATCAAGTACTGGAAGATGAGAAACACTGGCAGCGTGAGCTGGAGCTCTGAGACCAAG CTTAAGTTCATGTGGGGGAATCTGGCGGTGGCGTCGGGTGACCGCTGGCGTGAGGTGGCTGTGCCTTTCTTGCAGCCAGGTCAGGTGGGCGTGGTAAGTGTGGCCCTATGCGCCCCAGCCCTGGAAGGCTCATACACCTCCCACTGGCGTCTGGCACACGGTGGGGAGCAGTTTGGCCCTCGCGTCTGGTGCAGCATTGTGGTGGACCCCCTGGCCCCTGCAGCTGTGATGGCAGATGGCGTGCTGGTGTCGCCCTGCGTCACCCCTCAG GGGAAGAACCCCCTCTCCACAGATAAGGGTGGGAAGTCTGGTACTGCAGCCTCTAGGGACCAAGCACTCATGTCAGTGGACCAAGACGAAGGAGAATACTACATTCCCTCTGTGGACCTGCTCACAGCCCAGGACTTACTCTCCTTTGAGCTGCTGGACATCAACATTGTTCAGGAAATAGAGAGCGTGCCCAACAACACCCCGGCAG ATATGACCCCGTGCATATCCCCACTGCCCCATGACGGTCCCCTGCAGGAGAAGCCCACCCTGGGGTTGATCCAGGAGGAAGCAGAGGCCCATCAGGCCCAGGGAGTCAAAAGCATACAGCCGTCTCAGGGCCTGGGGCCAGGGGCGGAGGGGGGCCGGGTTCCAGcccaggaggagggagaggaggatatgagcGGGACTCAGTTTGTGTGTGAGACGGTGATGCGCTCGCTCACACTGGAGGAGGCCCCAGACCACACACCCCTGCGTGGGAACTGCCCCGGCAAAG TGGTCCGCCCAGCAGCGCAAGGTGGCTCCGCCTCATCTTCTCTTAAAGGGAAAGGTGTTGAGAAGCGTTTGGAGGCGAGGTTGGAGAAAACCCGGGACATATTACCTGtggctcctctcacagccctagTACCACCCCAGATGGCTATACCAGAGCTGATGATGCCAG ATGAGGGTCTGGAGTCAGACATCGAGAGCATCTGCGTGGACGCCAGCGGGGACGAAGATAAAGGAGAGTTGACAGAGGGGAACAGGGGCCCCCGCAGCCGTTCCTCCTCTGCCTCATCTGAGGATTACATCATCATCCTCCCTGACTGCTTCGACACCAGCCGCCCGCTGGGAGAGTCCATGTACAGCTCCGCCCTCTCCCAGCCTGGCGACACCCCCGACAAGCccacagaccctgaccaccagggCCGTACCACTCCCGAGGGGGAGCACGATGAAGCAGAAGAGACGGTTTCAGGCTCCAGCAGCGCTAACGATATGCTGTGCACCTCCCAGACGTTGGACGCCGTGCCCCTAACCCCTGTGGTGGTGGCACCCCCTCGGCTCAACTCAGCTCTTACACCCAG CCTAGACGGCAATGATCAGACCGAGGCAGCAGCGGAGTCCCTGGACAGGACTGAGGTCTACCAGCCGGGGGAGTCAGAGGATG GTTCCAAGCAGCCAGACAGCCAACCAGACAGCCCATCTGCTTCTGATGACTCAGAAGACAACTCCGAAGACCCTAG GCACCCAGGCATCACTGGAGGCCTGGTGAAAGGAGCCCTGTCTGTCGCAGCATCCGCCTACAAGGCTCTGTTCACTGGGCAGCCTGGCCCTGTGCAG CCCCCAGTGGATGGAGCCACCCAGGACACCATGATGGGGGTGCTGGTGGAGATGGGCTTTGGTGACCGGCCGCTCAACCAGCGGCTGCTGAAGAAACACAACTACAACCTGCTGGATGTGGTCAACGAACTGGTCCAGATGACCGACAATGACTGGTACTCCACCCGCtactga
- the LOC110486388 gene encoding transmembrane protein 106B: MGAGSSQPSENDEQAIVPQQDRRKTSNRRHSEETLDCPTCQGTGRIPRGQESKLVAVIPCSDQRLKPRHTKLYVTVSVTLCLLVSSLVLFFLFPRSVILSPGAVESVYVYFTPTTVQMNITNILNITNDNFFTVQAYNLTVQALFDKTVVGKADMKNVTTVKPLTDKTFAFEIPVTLVEEGLNNYCKKSTIQIHTLFVHLQMSMTVYYLAHFEQLSLDTFEYVDCGSNTTTPHLINPTP; encoded by the exons ATGGGAGCTGGTTCCAGTCAACCCAGTGAGAATGATGAGCAGGCCATCGTACCCCAGCAGGACAGGAGAAAGACCTCTAACAGGAGACACTCTGAGGAAACACTGGACTGCCCAACCTGCCAGGGCACGGGCCGCATCCCACGAGGTCAGGAGAGCAAATTGGTGGCAGTGATCCCCTGCTCCGATCAGAGGCTGAAACCACGACACAC GAAGTTGTATGTCACTGTGTCGGTGACGCTGTGCCTGCTGGTCAGTTCGCTGGTCCTCTTCTTCTTGTTTCCTCGCAGTGTCATCCTCTCACCCGGGGCTGTCGAGTCTGTCTATGTTTACTTCACCCCGACCACTGTCCAAATGAACATCACG AACATCCTGAATATTACCAATGACAACTTCTTTACAGTTCAGGCCTACAACTTGACAGTGCAGGCTCTTTTTGATAAAACGGTTGTGGGCAAGGCTGATATGAAAAATGTCACCACCGTCAAACCACTCACGGACAAAACG TTTGCCTTTGAGATTCCTGTCACGCTAGTGGAGGAGGGTCTGAA CAATTACTGCAAGAAATCTACGATCCAGATCCACACGTTATTTGTCCATCTTCA gaTGTCAATGACTGTCTACTACCTGGCCCACTTCGAGCAGCTTTCCCTGGACACGTTTGAATACGTCGACTGTGGGTCTAACACCACAACACCCCACCTCATCAACCCTACACCCTGA
- the LOC110486389 gene encoding ADP-ribosylation factor-like protein 4D: protein MGNQLTEIAPNTAFLPNFQSLHVVVIGLDSAGKTSLLYRLKLREFVETIPTKGFNTERIKVAVGSSRATTTFQVWDVGGQEKLRPLWKSYTRRTDGLVFVVDAAEAERMEEAKVELHRISRSAENQGVPILVLANKQDLDSAVSAVEVEKALALHELSNCTLHHTQGCSALNGQGLQPGLEKLYEMILKRKKLLRHSKKKR from the coding sequence ATGGGCAACCAACTAACAGAGATCGCCCCCAACACTGCTTTCCTCCCCAACTTCCAGTCTCTGCATGTGGTCGTCATCGGCCTGGACTCTGCAGGAAAGACCTCCCTTCTGTACAGACTAAAACTCCGGGAGTTTGTGGAGACCATCCCCACAAAGGGCTTCAACACTGAAAGGATTAAAGTAGCAGTTGGAAGCTCGCGGGCCACCACCACCTTCCAGGTGTGGGACGTGGGCGGTCAGGAGAAGCTGCGGCCCCTGTGGAAGTCATACACACGTCGCACCGATGGCCTGGTGTTTGTTGTGGATGCTGCAGAGGCTGAGCGCATGGAGGAGGCCAAGGTGGAGCTCCACCGCATCAGTCGCTCGGCAGAGAACCAGGGAGTACCAATTCTGGTGCTTGCCAACAAGCAGGACTTGGACTCTGCAGTCTCTGCTGTGGAGGTGGAGAAGGCCTTGGCCCTCCACGAGCTTAGCAACTGCACACTGCACCACACCCAGGGATGCAGCGCGCTGAATGGCCAGGGGCTCCAACCCGGCCTGGAGAAACTATATGAAATGATCCTAAAGAGGAAGAAGCTGCTCAGACACAGTAAGAAGAAGAGATGA